The genomic interval AATAAAGAAGGATTTTTATAACCAAATAAAATTGAGTAGGGGTGGTTGAGTTAGGTTTTTTAaaatgaatgagaaattaatattctattaaaaataaatattgatCCGTTATATTAACAGTTCCTCTAGTGTTGGCTCCAtcgatatggagggaggtaaatattGTACATTGATATTAGGCGCATGGTGAGATAAATTTTAGattgtcagttcctgagaatcgactctGATCATTATACTAGAGATATCATGTATCTACCACCTATGCTACAACAATTAATATGCTATTAAAGTATTTGAGCAATAGAGACAATTAGGAGTAATTCAACTTTACTCTAGGATAAAGGCACAAGGACTTATATTATGTTGTGAGCATTATCTTGAGTATCGTACGTGCAAATAAAACTTCTTACGATATTAATTTGAGGAGAATTTTGGGTGATGTAAATTCAAATTGGATCGACCATTGCAACTTAAGTTGGATAGAGACTTCAACTCAAATAGACACCCAAAATTGAGCTGGTAGACTAGAATTTAATCTTAAAATagacttcaaaaaaaaaaaaaaaaatatatatatatatatatatagaggaacCTATGAGTTGGACTAATGGCATTTTAATGGGCTCTAATTTGGTGGCCCAAATGATGTCGAAGATAGTTAAATAAATTGTGTTAATTGATTATATtttgaagaaaaaatttaaataaataataatttaatggtAATTGcaacaaaatttttagaaatgtcTATTCAAAATAGAAGGAATTTTATTTAACTCTAATAAAATAACTCCatcctttttatttatttctaaTATAATGGGATGGTACAGTTTCAAAGtttccatttttttaaaaaaaaatctttagagAAAGATATAACCGATTATATGTCATCTCTCAATTCAACTGattgaatcaaattaattaagaaaaaatggaAATGAAATAAAAGTTGTtgaatttgattaaattttacTTATTTTCATTGATATGTGCATCAAATATGTAAAGCTTTCACATAAGCATATAGAGGAGGAATATTTCGTTCAACCTTTGAAATACTTTTTGAGAAAAAAagatttggaaattttttttgaaaattcttgttATTAATCTCAGAATCATGTAAAATTTCAcactttcaaaataattaaattcTATCGCCCATTTTGCTAATGTGACAATATGTTACGTTACCTGATAATCACTCattatttaaatcaaattaaataatataattttagtaGATAaccaaaattattaataataatctCCCCAATTGAGTGATTGTAAGAAAGATGGAGGAACTTGAAAATCATCTCCCATGGCACCAAGAGCGGAGCCAGGCTTTAGGATACCTGGGCTATAGCCCGGTGGCCCAATTAAAATTGtgttaatttttaactttgattgtATTGATTTTTTTCATTCCCAAATAGAGTAAAATGAGTCTTAGTCCGAAAAACTTTTAGAGGAGATTTGCAGCCCAGGCGGGCTACAAATCCTGGCTCCGCCAGTGCATGGcacaacttaattaaataaaaaaaaaaaaagccatGAGTGTGTTCACTTCTTCTCTTCTTTATGTTATATCATGCACATGGGAatcaatataattataattaatctaTGCAATTCCACGAGTAAATATCATGCATCATATCGTGGAAAAGATGCTAGttctttttttacaaaaattgtgTATAAAAAGTAAATAAAGATTCTGAATAGATTTGAAAGTAGTTGATTATAGCTATTGATTAATTACCggttgaaattatttttttcttaaatttatttaaacCCAAACGTTTCAtgtggaaattttaattttatagatttttttcctAAAGAAGTATAATAttcctaaaaataaataaataaatttgaatttatatttcatgCAAGATCCGACACTGGATATTTTCGCAGATCCTCATGTCGGCTAGTGGGCCGCCACGTGCTGCAAATTTAGTGGAGCTCCATCACACGCCAACTACGTGATCATTGTGCATGCATGCAGGCACGCACGCACGCACGTTCATTTCCCCGCCACAAACGGCACAACAGAAACGACAAATCTAGACGGACCGTAACGGTTTCGGTTTATGAATTCGGCCGGCGGTTTACGGAAAAGTGGGTCGGATGGACCATCCGGAACGGAGCATCTCGGACCTGTCACTCTCACGTGGCGCCATGTGAGTCGTTGTCTTAGCCCGGAAGCGAAGCAAAGCTCCCGTCCATGAGGATCCACGTGTCAGGAGAGGTTCGATGGCAGATCGGAGTTGGTTTTTTCTTTGGTCGGAAGCATAGGCCGGACCGAGATTCCATCATTCTCGATCGATTATTAATTGAATCGGATCAATTCGAAagtgatttttctttttttttttgaataaaaaaaaagaatttaaataacGAATTTAATGCATCGTTTGATCTTACCTACACTGATCGATTCTCCCGAAAATTAGGAAGATTTAGCTGGCGGTCTGAGCCGGCAACGTCAGACCCGGCCCGGTTATAAATAGCTGCCACGTTTAGCGTTTCCGGTCAGGAGAACGTTCCAGAGGTTGAAGAAGAAACAGAGGAATACAATGGAGTGGCCGACGCCGACGACAACGATGACGAACATGAATGAATACGAGAAGCTCGTGATTGGAATGAACAATCCCAGGTAAATATCCACTTTGCAATGAATTCTGTGGTTTTTCTGAGAAAAAAAACCCATCTTGATTGCTGCAGAGTCGTTATTGACAATGTCGCTTGCGCAACGGCGACGATCGTCAAGGTGGACAGCTCGTCGAGTAAGCATGGAGCTCTTATGGAAGTCGTTCAGGTAATTGCAGACCTCAATCTCTCCGTCAAGAAGGCCTACTTCTCCTACGACGGCCGGTGGTTCATGGACGTCTTCTATATCACCGACCGATTCGGCCGCAAGCTCACCGACGAGAGCGTGCTCTCGTGCCTCGAGCAGGTTTGGACCTTGCCAGCTTTGTTTGAAAATTCCATCTTTGATGATCcaattttgatgtttttgatttGGGCTAAAAATCCAGTCTTTCGATACGGGGAACGACGAGAGCAGGGGATCCCACACCGGCCGGGAAAAGCACACGGTGGTGGAGTTGATCGGCAACGACCGTCCCGGCCTTCTCTCTGAGGTCTTCGCCGTGCTTGCCGACCACAATTGTGGCGTGGTGGAGGCCACTGTGTGGGTCCGTCACGGCCGCATCGCATGCTGCCTCACCATCAACGACGCGCTCTCCGGCGGGTCGGTGGCGGACGCGCAGCGCCTCCGCCGCGTAGAGTCGCGCCTCCGGCGAGTCCTCGAGGGCGACCTCGACGACGCCCGCGGCGCCACGGCGGTCATCTCCCCTGCAGCAGTCGCCAGCGCCGACCGCCGTCTTCACCAGATGTTGCTCGCCGACCGTGATTACGAGCGCGGCTCTCCGGCGGCACCTGCTGCCGTTTCTATCCAGAGCTGGGCAGAGCGCGGTTATTCAGTCCTCAGCGTGCAGTGCCGCGAAAGGCCGAAGCTACTCTTCGACGTCCTCTGCGCTCTGACGGACATGGAGTACGTTGTGTTCCACGGTGCCGTCGACACCGCCGGCGATTCAGCTCGCCAGGTTCGGTCTTTTCACTCTCTAAATCCATAAACCGAGATCAAAATCCCATCTTTCTATCTAATCGTCCGCCGGCGGTTCCTTCAGGAATGTTACATAAGGCACAACGACGGCACCCCCATAGGCTCCAAAGAAGAGCGGCAGCGAGTCGTCCGGTGCCTCCAAGCCTCAATCGAGAGAAGAGCATCGCCAGGAACAAGATTGGAGCTCCGAACACCGGACCAGCCGGGGATCCTCGCCGACGTGACCAGAACCCTCAGGGAGAACGGGCTCCTGGTGACGCGCGCGGAGGTGTCGACGAAGGGCGACGTGGTTTCGATTGTGTTCTACGTGACCGGCGCCTCAGGGCGGCCGGCGGTTCCAGAGGCGATTGAG from Zingiber officinale cultivar Zhangliang chromosome 6B, Zo_v1.1, whole genome shotgun sequence carries:
- the LOC121989962 gene encoding ACT domain-containing protein ACR8-like; translated protein: MEWPTPTTTMTNMNEYEKLVIGMNNPRVVIDNVACATATIVKVDSSSSKHGALMEVVQVIADLNLSVKKAYFSYDGRWFMDVFYITDRFGRKLTDESVLSCLEQSFDTGNDESRGSHTGREKHTVVELIGNDRPGLLSEVFAVLADHNCGVVEATVWVRHGRIACCLTINDALSGGSVADAQRLRRVESRLRRVLEGDLDDARGATAVISPAAVASADRRLHQMLLADRDYERGSPAAPAAVSIQSWAERGYSVLSVQCRERPKLLFDVLCALTDMEYVVFHGAVDTAGDSARQECYIRHNDGTPIGSKEERQRVVRCLQASIERRASPGTRLELRTPDQPGILADVTRTLRENGLLVTRAEVSTKGDVVSIVFYVTGASGRPAVPEAIEAVRRWVGVDRLTVKEGEVQRWRLKSVGGVEAEGGVGIGLGYLGNFVRRNLYNLGLINSFS